The Urbifossiella limnaea genome has a window encoding:
- a CDS encoding ExeA family protein yields the protein MDWSHFGLARRPFRPAADPLAYFPAPTHEAAAADLDAALSRREPFVLLDGLPGTGKTLVARRWLSRLPTAVPRAVLPTVHAARPADLLQAILFDLNQPYQGLNEQELRLAVTAHILAAAEGGLPTVLLVDEAQHLTAEALEELRLLANLDTPAGAAAVAVLVAQPVLREMLAKPAHAALAQRVAARPHLEPLTAEQSVKYLRHQIEAAGGRPLEVFDLEALDLLARACGGMPRVLNQAAAVAGELAAAVGSDTVDTEAAVEALGRLSIPVPEEQPAEPAPAARPAGKTLRARPAAGDAGPARGTKQKAARKRSA from the coding sequence GTGGATTGGTCGCACTTCGGGTTGGCCCGCCGCCCGTTCCGTCCCGCGGCCGACCCGCTCGCCTATTTCCCCGCGCCCACCCACGAGGCCGCCGCGGCCGACCTCGACGCCGCGCTGTCGCGCCGCGAGCCGTTCGTGCTGCTCGACGGCCTCCCCGGTACCGGCAAGACGCTCGTCGCGCGGCGCTGGCTGAGCCGCCTCCCGACGGCGGTGCCGCGTGCGGTGCTGCCGACCGTTCACGCCGCCCGCCCCGCCGACCTGCTGCAGGCCATCCTCTTCGACCTGAACCAGCCGTACCAGGGGCTGAACGAGCAGGAACTCCGCCTCGCCGTCACGGCGCACATTCTCGCCGCGGCCGAGGGCGGCCTGCCCACCGTGCTGCTCGTCGACGAGGCGCAGCACCTCACGGCCGAGGCGCTCGAAGAACTGCGGCTCCTGGCGAACCTCGACACGCCGGCCGGCGCCGCGGCGGTGGCCGTGCTCGTGGCGCAGCCGGTGTTGCGCGAGATGCTGGCGAAGCCGGCGCACGCGGCGCTGGCGCAGCGGGTGGCGGCGCGGCCGCACCTCGAACCGTTGACCGCGGAGCAGTCCGTGAAGTACCTGCGGCATCAGATCGAAGCGGCGGGCGGGCGTCCGCTCGAAGTGTTCGACCTGGAGGCGCTCGACCTACTGGCCCGCGCCTGCGGCGGCATGCCGCGGGTCCTGAACCAGGCGGCGGCCGTCGCCGGCGAGCTGGCCGCGGCCGTCGGCAGCGACACGGTGGACACCGAGGCGGCGGTCGAGGCGCTGGGGCGGTTGAGCATTCCCGTGCCGGAGGAACAACCGGCGGAACCGGCGCCGGCGGCGCGGCCGGCGGGGAAAACCTTACGGGCGCGGCCGGCGGCCGGTGATGCGGGGCCGGCGCGCGGGACGAAGCAAAAGGCGGCACGGAAGCGGTCGGCCTGA
- a CDS encoding tyrosine-protein kinase family protein encodes MSRMFSAWNGPTTGGGGGAPSVPWAAPRPAPADDFIPATDDAPFVEVGAPGGAVFSPGPAVVKFPPLPATAKAEPAADARPFPRLATDTPRYLSVSFHDLSGRVRAPEPSEGPDAALVAFHHPDHPVSGEYRVLRDEVKAQFADHAPRVLFFTAAAGESGTTTVALNLAVTLARETPGRVLIADANITRPGVARMMGLKAAPGLVEVLGHTVPLAWAAQATAVPNLQVLAAGGNPAAPPPGIADDLPKLTEQLRQWYDWVLIDAGVWGVLPDRDAACPAADAVYLVAREAAVDRTEFAGLRGWVKELGGLLRGYVTTRG; translated from the coding sequence ATGAGCCGGATGTTCAGCGCGTGGAACGGCCCGACGACGGGAGGCGGCGGCGGGGCGCCGTCCGTCCCGTGGGCGGCGCCCCGCCCCGCGCCCGCCGACGACTTCATCCCCGCGACCGACGACGCGCCGTTCGTCGAGGTCGGCGCCCCGGGCGGGGCGGTCTTCTCGCCCGGCCCCGCGGTCGTCAAGTTCCCGCCGCTGCCGGCCACGGCGAAGGCCGAACCCGCGGCCGACGCACGGCCGTTCCCGCGCCTCGCGACGGACACGCCGCGCTACCTCTCGGTCAGCTTCCACGACCTGTCGGGCCGCGTGCGGGCGCCGGAGCCGAGCGAGGGGCCGGACGCGGCGCTCGTGGCCTTCCACCACCCGGACCACCCCGTCAGCGGCGAGTACCGCGTGCTCCGCGACGAGGTGAAGGCGCAGTTCGCTGACCACGCCCCGCGGGTGCTGTTCTTCACCGCCGCGGCCGGCGAGTCGGGCACCACCACGGTGGCGCTCAACCTCGCCGTCACGCTGGCGCGCGAGACGCCCGGCCGCGTGTTGATCGCCGACGCCAACATCACACGCCCGGGCGTGGCGCGCATGATGGGGCTGAAGGCCGCGCCGGGGCTGGTCGAGGTGCTGGGGCACACGGTGCCGCTGGCGTGGGCGGCGCAAGCGACGGCCGTGCCGAACCTGCAGGTGCTGGCCGCGGGCGGGAACCCGGCCGCGCCGCCGCCCGGCATCGCCGACGACTTGCCGAAGCTGACCGAGCAGTTGCGGCAGTGGTACGACTGGGTGCTGATCGACGCCGGCGTGTGGGGCGTGCTGCCGGACCGCGACGCGGCCTGCCCGGCGGCCGACGCCGTGTACCTGGTGGCCCGCGAGGCGGCCGTGGACCGGACCGAGTTCGCCGGCCTGCGCGGCTGGGTGAAGGAACTCGGCGGGCTGCTGCGGGGCTACGTCACGACGCGGGGGTAA
- a CDS encoding dihydroorotate dehydrogenase electron transfer subunit, with product MFQRTARVLEHVRLAERTYRVRLHCPDVAAAVRPGQFVMLRLPGTSDPLLGRPFALYDLSPDSAALDVVYLVVGKMTGRLVDVQAGEALEVWGPLGKPFPEVGSVDEVRLVAGGIGQTPFLAYARELLGARGYSGDAPRRRARRVTLYYGVRTAALAAGVDDFRAAGVTVKLASDDGSLGTKGFVTQLLAAEGPGGPVVGCGPEPMLHALAKLTAGWGVSCHVSLETPMACGVGACFSCVTKVKTADGWDYKRVCVDGPVFDAAALAWE from the coding sequence ATGTTCCAGCGCACCGCCCGCGTTCTCGAACACGTCCGCCTCGCCGAGCGGACGTACCGCGTCCGCCTGCACTGCCCCGACGTGGCGGCGGCGGTGCGGCCGGGGCAGTTCGTCATGCTGCGGCTGCCGGGCACGTCCGACCCGCTGCTCGGCCGCCCGTTCGCGCTCTACGACCTGTCGCCGGACAGCGCCGCGCTCGACGTGGTGTACCTCGTCGTCGGCAAGATGACGGGCCGGCTGGTGGACGTGCAGGCGGGCGAGGCGCTGGAGGTGTGGGGGCCGCTGGGGAAGCCGTTCCCGGAAGTCGGCAGCGTGGACGAGGTGCGGCTCGTCGCCGGCGGCATCGGGCAGACGCCGTTCCTGGCGTACGCGCGGGAACTGCTCGGCGCGCGCGGCTACAGCGGTGACGCCCCACGCCGGCGGGCGCGGCGGGTGACGCTGTACTACGGCGTCCGCACCGCGGCGCTGGCGGCGGGCGTGGACGACTTCCGCGCCGCGGGCGTGACCGTGAAGCTCGCCAGCGACGACGGCTCGCTCGGCACGAAGGGGTTCGTGACCCAGTTGCTCGCCGCCGAAGGCCCGGGCGGGCCGGTGGTGGGTTGCGGCCCCGAGCCGATGCTGCACGCGCTGGCGAAGTTGACGGCCGGGTGGGGCGTGTCGTGTCACGTGTCGCTGGAAACGCCGATGGCGTGCGGCGTGGGGGCGTGCTTCAGCTGCGTGACGAAGGTGAAGACGGCCGACGGGTGGGACTACAAGCGGGTGTGCGTGGACGGCCCCGTCTTCGACGCCGCGGCGCTGGCGTGGGAGTAA
- a CDS encoding pseudouridine synthase: MERLNKFLAHAGVGSRRHCDDLIAAGRVKVNGRKVVDLGLKIDPASHDVSVDDHPVKTERPVYWAVNKPVGYLCTNDDPDGRPRAVELLPHVEQRVYTVGRLDEASEGLLLMTNDGELAHALTHPRFSIPKTYLVLVAGKPGPDDLQKLLDGVWLSDGKVRASDVRRLKPQGDSTWLRIVLTEGKNREIRRMLAEQGHKVLKLRRVAIGPVKLDKLAKGKARRVSEPELVELRRWVALASERIAKLKEKAAKAIPDGMKLTPRPKPTGPRPGAAFKPAGPRPGAAFKPAGPRPGGAFRPAAPKPGAAPQPAGPRPGGAFKPAGPKPSAAGKPVAAKPGAAFKPAGPRPGPARSPARPKGWRPLPKSR; encoded by the coding sequence ATGGAACGGCTCAACAAATTCCTGGCCCACGCCGGCGTCGGGTCGCGGCGGCACTGCGACGACCTCATCGCCGCCGGCCGCGTCAAGGTCAACGGCCGGAAGGTCGTGGACCTCGGCCTCAAGATCGACCCCGCCAGCCACGACGTGTCCGTCGACGACCACCCGGTCAAGACCGAGCGGCCGGTGTACTGGGCCGTCAACAAGCCCGTCGGCTACCTCTGCACCAACGACGACCCCGACGGCCGCCCGCGCGCCGTCGAGTTGCTGCCGCACGTCGAGCAGCGCGTGTATACGGTCGGCCGGCTCGACGAGGCCAGCGAAGGCCTCCTGCTGATGACCAACGACGGCGAGCTGGCGCACGCGCTGACGCACCCGCGGTTCAGCATCCCCAAGACGTACCTCGTGCTCGTCGCCGGCAAGCCCGGACCTGACGACCTGCAGAAGCTGCTCGACGGCGTGTGGCTGTCCGACGGCAAGGTGCGGGCGTCGGACGTGCGGCGGCTCAAGCCGCAGGGCGACAGCACGTGGCTGCGCATCGTGCTGACGGAAGGGAAGAACCGCGAGATCCGGCGGATGCTGGCGGAGCAGGGGCACAAGGTGCTGAAGCTCCGCCGCGTGGCGATCGGCCCGGTGAAGCTGGACAAGCTGGCGAAGGGGAAGGCGCGGCGGGTGAGCGAGCCCGAGCTGGTCGAGCTGCGGCGGTGGGTGGCGCTGGCGTCGGAGCGCATCGCCAAGCTGAAGGAGAAGGCGGCCAAGGCGATCCCGGACGGGATGAAGCTGACGCCCCGGCCCAAGCCCACCGGCCCGCGCCCCGGCGCCGCGTTCAAGCCCGCCGGCCCGCGGCCGGGTGCCGCGTTCAAGCCCGCCGGTCCCAGGCCGGGCGGCGCGTTCCGACCCGCCGCGCCGAAGCCCGGCGCCGCGCCCCAGCCCGCCGGGCCGCGGCCGGGCGGCGCGTTCAAGCCGGCCGGCCCCAAGCCCAGCGCCGCGGGGAAGCCCGTGGCCGCGAAGCCGGGCGCCGCGTTCAAGCCCGCCGGCCCGCGGCCCGGCCCGGCCCGGTCGCCGGCCCGCCCCAAGGGCTGGCGTCCGCTGCCGAAGTCGCGCTGA
- a CDS encoding response regulator transcription factor, giving the protein MPDKPAAAAAPPIRVLIVDDHPVTREGLAIRLSREPDIRVCGEAADIPEGILRATEIAPDVVIVDVSLKGGDGIELVKRLRARLPAARALVWSKLEVFRLLGEGLSTNEIAGQIHLSPKTVETYRARIRAKLGADSGSEVLRQAIRWVIENS; this is encoded by the coding sequence ATGCCCGATAAGCCCGCCGCCGCCGCCGCGCCCCCGATCCGCGTCCTGATCGTGGACGACCACCCGGTCACGCGGGAGGGGCTGGCGATCCGCCTGTCCCGGGAGCCCGACATCCGCGTGTGCGGGGAGGCGGCCGACATTCCGGAGGGGATCCTTCGGGCGACCGAGATCGCCCCCGACGTGGTGATCGTGGACGTGTCCTTGAAGGGCGGGGACGGGATCGAGCTGGTGAAGCGGCTCCGCGCTCGCCTCCCCGCGGCCCGGGCGCTGGTGTGGTCGAAACTGGAGGTGTTCCGGCTACTCGGGGAAGGGCTGAGCACCAACGAAATCGCCGGCCAGATCCACCTGAGCCCCAAGACCGTCGAGACGTACCGGGCGCGGATCCGGGCGAAACTCGGCGCGGACTCCGGGTCGGAGGTGCTCCGGCAGGCCATCCGCTGGGTGATCGAGAACAGCTGA